In Loxodonta africana isolate mLoxAfr1 unplaced genomic scaffold, mLoxAfr1.hap2 scaffold_29, whole genome shotgun sequence, the genomic stretch AGTGCTGAAATATaataaatcctaatccctatttgttgaaagaataaacaacTTATAGGGAGATTTCATAAAGTCACTAGTTGCCATTACATTTACAGGTAAATTTGTCCTGACGTCTAAAATAAGGATACACAGAAGAACGTATGGAACAATGTGACTGAGTTTGTCCTTTCGGGGCTCACTCAGAGTCTCCAGGGTCAGAAGGTATTATTTGTTGTGTTCTTGCTCATCTACATTATGACAATGGTGGGCAACCTCCTCATTATCATGACTGTGGGGGTCAGCCCAACACTGGATGCTCctatgtacttctttcttggctACTTATCATTTATGGATGCTGTTTATTCTACTACAGTTACCCCAAATATGATTATAGACTTAATCTATGAGAAGAAAACCATCTCTTTCCAAGATTGCCTGACCCAGCTTTTTGCAGAACACTTATTTGGTGGTTCTGAGATTTTacttctggtggtcatggcctatgATCACCACGTGActatctgcaaacccctgcattatATGATGATCATGAACCAAAGGGTGCGTGTTTTGCTGCTGCTGGTGACCTGGGTCGgaggttttgtgcatggtataGCTCACCTTCTCTTTGTTTACAGTCTTCccttctgtggtcccaatgtTATTGACCACTTTTGCTGTGACATGTATCCATTATTAAAGCTTGCCTGCACTGACGCCTATGTCATTGGTCTCACTGTGATTGTCAATGATGGGGTAATATGTGTGGTCATCTTTATGCTGTTACTCATCTCCTACGGAGTCATTATGCACTCCCTGAAGAATCTTAGTCAGAAAGGGAGGCACAAAGCTTTACCCGCCTGTGGCTCCCACATCACTGTGGTGGTCCTCTTCTTTGTCCCTGGTATTTTTCTGTATGTGAAACCTCCTTCCACCTTACCCATTGA encodes the following:
- the LOC135229384 gene encoding olfactory receptor 4A47-like, with protein sequence MTMVGNLLIIMTVGVSPTLDAPMYFFLGYLSFMDAVYSTTVTPNMIIDLIYEKKTISFQDCLTQLFAEHLFGGSEILLLVVMAYDHHVTICKPLHYMMIMNQRVRVLLLLVTWVGGFVHGIAHLLFVYSLPFCGPNVIDHFCCDMYPLLKLACTDAYVIGLTVIVNDGVICVVIFMLLLISYGVIMHSLKNLSQKGRHKALPACGSHITVVVLFFVPGIFLYVKPPSTLPIDKFLTVFCTVFTPMFNPLIYTLRNSEMKNAVKKLWTRKRK